AGcaaagttacaccattctaagtccaCTTGCTTCAATGGAtttactttgaacatatgaagctgccttatactgaatcagaccctcggtccatcaaagtcagcactgtctactcagactggcagcggctctccagggtcccaagctgaggtttttcacgcctacttgcctggacccttttcagttggagatgctggggattgaacctgggaccttctgcttaccaagcagctgctctaccactgagccactgtctcttccctgaccagcagtggttcttcagggtctcaagctgaggtttttcacgcctacttgcctggacccttttcagttggagatgccggggattgaacctgggaccttctgcttaccgagcagctgctctaccactgagccactgtctcttccctgaccagcagcggttcttcagggtctcaagctgaggtttttcacgcctacttgcctggacccttttcagttggagatgccggggattgaacctgggaccttctgcttaccgagcagatgctctaccactgagccactgtctcttccctgaccagcagtggttcttcagggtctcaagctgaggtttttcacgcctacttgcctggacccttttcagttggagatgccggggattgaacctgggaccttctgcttaccgagcagatgctctaccactgagccaccgtccctccctgaaaatgaacatatgaacatatgaagctgcctcatactgaatcagacccttggtccatcaaagtcagtattgtcttctcagactggcagcggctctccagggtctcaagctgaggtttttcacgcctacttgcctggacccttttttagttggagatgccggggattgaacctgggaccttctgcttcccaagcagatgctctaccactgagccaccgtccctcccctgctctccagggtctcaagctgaggtttttcacacctatttgcctggacccttttttggagatgccagggattgaacctgggaccttctgcttgccaagcagatgctctaccactgagccaccatcccttcccataaacatatgaagctgccttatactgaatcagacccttggtccatcaaagtcagtattgtcttctcagactggcagcggctctccagggtctcaagctgaggtttttcatacctacttgcctggacccttttttagttggagatgccggggattgaacctgggaccttctgcttcccaagcagatgctctacccactgagccaccgtccctccccttacgCACTGTGACCAACTCGATTTAATtaaggttggggaggggggggctgggaAAGCGGTTGTGTTCTGGAAAGGTTGCTCCGCTCGTCTGCGGCGGCAAAGAGATCTTtgaaaggaacaaaaaaaaaactatAAGGAAAGGGTCGCAGCTGTTTGTTGTCGTTCGGTCGcacggtcgagtccgactctttgtgactccctagaccaagtcatgccaggccctcctgtcttccaccatcctccgaagtctgctcacatTTGTGTCAGTTACATCAGCAacactgtccagccgtctcatcttttgccgtccccttcttctgttgccttctgtctttcccagcatcaggatcttctccagggagtgctcccttctcattcgatGGCCactgtatttgagcttcagcttcagcatctgaccttccagggaacagccagggttgatttcccttaggactgactgatctgatcttcttgcagtccaagggactcttcaagagtcttctccagcaccacagctcaaaagcatctattcttctgcgctcggctttccttatggtccagctctcacagccatacattaatacggggaataccatcgctttgactatacggacttttgttggcggggtgacgtctctactttttattatactgcccaggttcgccatagctgtcctcccaaggagcaaaggtCTTTTAATTTCTTGGCGACTCTCCAAATGGTTGGCTTTAGAATGCCAAAATGGCTCCGCTGACCTGATGACGCCTTTAGTTTTGTCCACCGCCGAAGGGGTTGGccgcctccaggcggggcctggagacctctcaGCATTCGAACTGATCTCCGGAGATCAGTtcactggagaaaacggctgctttggagggtggattctatggcactataccccactgaagtcctgcccctccccaggctccaccccccaaatctccagatgtttcccaacccagtgttGGCAAACCCACAGGCGGACACCAAtgcctcactagcagttgctccacccccaggctcctgcttTTCCCAattcaagcaatcaattcccccaacagttgctgtgtgggcatattttgacccacagctccctcccATTTCCCCCGAGTCTTCCTGTTCTCCAAAAAACAAGATCATTACGTTTTGGGGGGAAATGGGAGGGAGCCGTGGGTCCAAACGTGCCTGAGCAGCAACTGGTGgtggaattgatcgcttgagcctcagaaagcagaagcccaagggcagagcaactgctagtgaggaacaaGCGTGCTTTTTtatacagaaaaagcccagtgggaactcatttgcatattaggccacacacccctgatgccaagccagctggaattgcgctCCTGCTCCCAAAAAGTCCGAGGTGTGAGCACGTTTATAGCTATCTGAGCTTGTGTTAAACTTTTACTCTTGCATACCTGCGCCCAAGAACTGAGGCTGACAATTTATGgcacttttgaacatatgaacatatgaagctgccttatactgaatcagaccctcggtccatcaaagtcagtattgtcttctcagactggcagcggctctccagggtctcaagctgaggtttttcacacctatttgcctggacccttttagttggagatgccggatattgaacctgggaccttctgcttagcaagcagatgctctaccactgagccaccatccctcacctgactggcagtggctctccagggtctcaagctgaggtttttcacacctatttgcctggaccctttttagttggagatgccggggattgaacctgggaccttctgcttcccaagcagatgctctgccactgagccaccgtccctcccctgactggcagtggctctccagggtctcaagcggaggtttttacacctatttgcctggacccttttttggagatgccggggattgaagctgggaccttctgcttcccaagcagatgctctgccactgagccacagccccattcatggctctccagggtctcaaggtgaggtttttcacacttatttgcctggacccttttttggagatgccagggatcgaacctggaaccttctgcttcccaagcagatgctctaccactgagccaccgtcccttttgCATAGTAGCGAAGCCTACTGAACTAAGCATAACATGCTTCTGAGTAACTCTGCTTAATAAGCACCATAAGAAAGTTTTGGGTCTTCCCAGGGTGGACCTTATAAAATTCTACGCAGAAGGGGTGCCAATTTCTCTGCCTCTGGGTGCCATCTTTATGTTTCGTCTGCAGAAAAGTGGGAGCCATTCTGACATTTCACTTTCCATGCAAAAATGTGGGCAAGGCCCTCTGTCGTTGGGGTCCCCAACtttccaggcggggcctggagatctcccatttttacaactgacctccagactatagCGATTAGTTCTCTTGGATGCAACGGCTGCTTTGGTTGGCAGACGAAACGGCCTTAGAAAAGAGGAAGCACCTTaacgactaacaaaatttgcggtAGGGTATGAgcattcatgagtcactgctcagcgCTTCAGACAGCGTGCACGCACACAGAAGCTTCTCCCCGGAATGGAACTTTGTTGGGTCTTAGCCAgtagggtgtagtggttaagtgtgcagactcttgtctgagagaacagggtttcattccccactcctccacttgcacctgctagcatggccttgggtcagccatagctctggcagaggttgtccttgaaagggcagctgctgtgagagccctctccagccccacccacctcacagggtgtctgttgtgggggaggaagggaaaggagattgtgagccgctctgaaactcttcggagtggagggcaggatataaatccaatatcttcatctacttcacagggtgtctgttgtgggggggggggggaggtaaaggagattgtgagccgctctgagattcttcggagtggagggtgggatataaatccaatatcttcatctacctcacaggatgtctgttgtgggggaggaaggtaaaggagattgtgagcagctctgagactcttcggagtggagggcgggatataaagccaatatcttcttcgtcttaaaggtgccactggaattcaGTAAGCAGAATTCTGCGATTGTCTCCTGCAGTTTTCAAAACCCCAAGTTTGCAGGCAGGTTGCATCTGAAAGAAAGTAGGATGAAGGGACTTAAATTCTTCCCTTCTTGTCCTTTTCGAGATCTGGAAATGATCACTCTCTGCCACCAGCTTTTTTCACCTGTGAGAGACAGGAAGATAAAATAAAGATACAGGGACCCGAGTTTCTTTCACCCAGCTGGTTAGAAAGTGACTTTGGAAGTGTGATtccgagatttttttttaaaaaaaaaaagttcaggtGGGGAAAGAGTTAACCCCCTTTCTGTTCACTCTTCTGCCACAGAGGCAACCTGTACACATCATGTGTACATTACGTAATGTGTAGTTTGACGCAGCAAGGCAAGTTATATAGAGATAAAAACAATCAGGCCTAAGAGGAGTGGCATGGAGAAACGTATCGGCTGGAAATGCCAAAAATAAGAAACGAAACCTCTGCAGCTCATGTCTGGATCTTTGTGACAGCGATTCCAGGAAATGAGAACTTGCTCAGCAGCTGGCAGAACTCCAGGAGCCGGAGAAAGAACGCAACCGGAGGCCACCCTGAACGGTTTGCTGGAGGAGTCAGGCTTTCAGAACGACAGccgcaaaaaggggggggggcgtcaaTTCCACCGTGAGCTCTTCTGAGGAATCACAAAGACATCATCATGGAAGCGCCGATGAACACAAAGTCCAGAATTGAAGTAGAGGACGTCGTCCGGAAAGTCCTGTGCCTGCACGAATATGCGGAGGAGCTCAGCGACAGCTACCTGGAGAAGATCCGAGAGACCCCGAAAACTCTGCAGTCCTTCCAAGAGGAAGCGGCTGCGGGGTTCAAGATGATGCACGACTTTTTGTACCATGAGGAGATTTCACTGATGGACCAAATAGAGCGAGACAAGGAGAAGACTCTGTGCTTCCTGGAGGACAGGGTAATGGACATGGATGAAGCTACGTCCTCTGTGTTGGAGCTAGTAGACAACCTCAGCAAAGCCAAGGATGCTGATGGACGTTTGGCGGATGTGGCTGACAGCCAACTGGAGCAGCTGAGAAAAGTGCTAGCAAGGTATGAGAAGGAGCTGAGGTCCTACGGACCAGAAGTGTTGAGCAGCGCTCCTGTACAGTATTCAATTTGCCGTCAGATGCTAAAGAGCGTGGCGGAATCGGCGCTGAAGCACTTTACTCTGGATGTCAACAGCGCACATCCGTACCTAGTGATTTCTGAAGACCTGAAATCAGTGCGGCTGAGTCCGTGCCACCAGGTCCATCCGAAGAGTCCGCTGCGTTTCCAACCCTGCCTTTATGTCTTCTGTTCAGAGGGTTTCCAGTCGGGCAGGCATTACTGGGAAGTGAGCGTTGGGCAGAAAACCAACTGGGTCCTCGGAGTAGCCAGCTGCCAGGTCAACCGCAAGGCCGTGGAAAATCTCACCCCGCGGAACGGTTATTGGGCCCTCCGGAAAGCACCGGGAAACCAGTTCTATGCCCTGAGCTCGCCCCCGGTTCTTCTGGCTCCCCATCGCAGCCCTACGAAGGTCGGAGTGTTGCTAGACTACGAAAAAGGCAAAGTGGGATTCTATGATGCGGAGAACATGGTGAAACTCTGCTCCATCGTGGGTGACTTTCAAGAGATGGTCCATCCTTTCCTCTGCCCTGGTTTGATGTACTCTGAAGAGGATTATCACCCTCTTACAATACATAATtagcaggagaaggagaagatgggaAGTTCTTCTCTTGGTTGGAGAAAGCAAAGTAGAGAAAAACAATCAGTTGCTTATGCCACCTtcaggaggggtttagataaaaatatggagcagaagtccatcagtggctattagccacagtgtgtgtatgtataaaattttttgccactgtgtgacacagagtggtggactggataggccattggcctgatccaacaagccttctcttatgttcttatggcttttCCTCAGGTGACCCTGAACGTTCTAGTTCCGTGAAAGGGATAGACATCTTCTAGAACTATCAGCACCCATACAaaattcccaggattctttgggggATCCATGCTTGTTACATCATTTCTGGTTTGGGATCAGTTTGATGTTATAATTCTGAAGTCTAGATTACTGGCTTCTTGCTGAAGGgtggaagggaggagagatgggcagaATAGTGTTCTGTTCACTATTGTGATGGGGTTATTGTTAATGCAACTGAATAACACTTCAAACGTTTAATGTGTGTTAGGGTCAATTCACACTGTAACAAAGTCCTTGGGCACGCTCGCATGTCCTGTCAATCGGCTCCAGGAATTCCAAGCCTTCAACTTATatcatttgtggggggggggggttgtaagcCACCTCTCCATGTGCTTTGTGGTCTTGATGTGAATTGGAGCCCTGTGTGCTTGGAAATTAATATTCAAGCCTGGAACTTGTAGAGCACATCTGGTTGACAGGACCAAGGCAAACATCTGGGGGACAGAAGGACTTTGCGACATGTGAATTAGCCTTCCCAGAATCTTTAAATGCTCATATTGAGTAAAGAGTAACTGGCACAAAgaggttaagagcaatggactctaatgtgcagaaccagatttgattccccactgctccgcatgcagccagccagctgagtgactttgggtcagtcacagctgtcTCAGAGCTGTCCCTCtctagagcagttctctcagggctctctcagccccacctacctcacagagagtctgttgtggggaggggaagggaaagaagattgtaagccactctgagactcagggggtgtggtgagagggcaattggtttgtgaatgtacccatcgtttggtggggcttcctggaaggatggtgataaggaaactggctgtggaatgtgtgGGTACACTCACAAACCAATTGctctctcaccacaccccctccagcctagaaatagcagctctccagcagccctggcctcactcaatgcacagcagccaagaaggtcagagcgcctgctccggctgcaacgccactgaggatgttctccgcagctgagaacgaaacgtctggaagaaaaactttctccagtagaacatggcgcttgagcccgaaagattctacaaaccctaatgatgatgccagccgtgaaaacctgaaatctttgataaagtatTACTTGTTAATGCTTATTTATCATCCAGAGAACCTGTCGCAATTACAACAGTATATTGAAATAACCATAATTCTAGTGCTGattcacacacatatacacacacccctgataggcTTGCCGGGTGCCTGCTAGAGGTGGAAAACCTCctggtatggttgccaacctccaggaggggcctggaaatctcccagaattagaaatGATTTCCAGGAGACAGaatacagttcccctggagaaaatgggaacaATCCGTATACTTTTGTCAGCAGAACATACTactatagcaagggtggccaaactgcggcttgggaactacatgtggctctttcatacatattgtgcggctctcgaagcccccactgccccgtcagtcATCTTGAAGAAGggatttctctccttaaatcccttctccaagccaagccagccagcatcttggagaatacatttaaagttaaagttgctttctttccctgtctctatcctcttctccctccttccttcaaacctctgacattcatgtcttgcagctctcaaacatctggcatgtattctatgtggctcttaagcgaagcaagtttggccattcccGTACTAAAGCCTCGAGAAGATGGGATAGATGAATCAATACCAACTGTTGTTAACATGGCAAAGTAGATTACGGGAAGGTTTTATAATTGTTTAAAAATTATATCTAATGTATCAATACTAACGTCAGAAATTTATGAATCAAAATTAATAGCGATTTGGTATCCATTGTCCAATACCTTACTGAAAAGGAGGTTATCCCAAAGAACAGGCTATATCAACGAATGATGTATTTTTGAATAGTTCTGCTATATTGGCTACTATCTCAATAACAGCATGGAAAAGAAAACTGGACAATACGTTTTTGAACTGTGTCTTTGTTAACAGTTATTCTAATTGTATTTTTGGCTATGTATGTTGTTCTATTATTTTGCAAAGCTATAACTCTGGATAATAAAAATTAtagatattacaaaaaaaaatcaaatagctTTTGTGGGCATTCTAGGtataagttttattctggatataagctttcctaTGCACAACtgttcatgcacatgaaagcttatacccggaataaAATTTATACCAAGAATAAAcacttgtgcatgcacacaaatgcttattcctaaaataaaatttatacgtaaaatcagggcttttttttttttagcaggaacacacagaaatgagttcctgctgtttttccccagtagggttgtcagagggtgtggcctcgtatgcaaatgagctcctgctgggctttttgtacaaaaagccatgtgcaaaacaatggtgatgttaggaggtatggcctaatatgcaaatgattcctactgggctttcccccccccccaaaaaaaagccctgtgtggaacactggtgatgtcagggggtgtggcctaatatgcaaataagttcctgcttggctttttctattttaaaaaaaagccctgcctaactaGCCTGTGAAATCTAGAATAAAATTTATACACAGAATAAAATTTACAGTACACCCAGAATGAACAcctgtacatgcacacaaaagctataTTCCAAATAAGACTTTGCCGGTCTTTAAGGTAAAACTGGActc
The sequence above is a segment of the Heteronotia binoei isolate CCM8104 ecotype False Entrance Well chromosome 15, APGP_CSIRO_Hbin_v1, whole genome shotgun sequence genome. Coding sequences within it:
- the LOC132583637 gene encoding nuclear factor 7, ovary-like; amino-acid sequence: MNTKSRIEVEDVVRKVLCLHEYAEELSDSYLEKIRETPKTLQSFQEEAAAGFKMMHDFLYHEEISLMDQIERDKEKTLCFLEDRVMDMDEATSSVLELVDNLSKAKDADGRLADVADSQLEQLRKVLARYEKELRSYGPEVLSSAPVQYSICRQMLKSVAESALKHFTLDVNSAHPYLVISEDLKSVRLSPCHQVHPKSPLRFQPCLYVFCSEGFQSGRHYWEVSVGQKTNWVLGVASCQVNRKAVENLTPRNGYWALRKAPGNQFYALSSPPVLLAPHRSPTKVGVLLDYEKGKVGFYDAENMVKLCSIVGDFQEMVHPFLCPGLMYSEEDYHPLTIHN